In Acaryochloris marina S15, a single genomic region encodes these proteins:
- a CDS encoding cation diffusion facilitator family transporter, with amino-acid sequence MTAETPVHNHDHHDHDSCTHSHGVIDPSLASSERGLWAVKWSTAGLLITVLLQVGAVYLSGSVALLADLLHNVGDIISALPLGIAFWMGRLAPSRRFQYGYGRVEDLAGVMIILIIAASAVATGYESIQRFIHPQPLEHLGAVAIAAGIGFIGNESIALFRIRVGKEIGSAALVADGYHARTDGLVSLAVVISAIGLWLGYPWADPVVGLGITFALLHIVWDSGQTVLTRLLDGIEPGTTEQLQLALAEYDYTNLKARWMGHQLYAQVCLAVEPEMSVGDGDAIANQLRTHLQQEIPYLSDICIEMQKKS; translated from the coding sequence ATGACTGCAGAGACCCCTGTCCACAACCACGATCACCACGACCATGATTCCTGTACTCACAGTCACGGCGTTATCGATCCCAGTTTGGCGAGTTCTGAACGGGGCTTGTGGGCCGTCAAATGGTCTACGGCGGGACTGCTCATCACGGTTTTACTCCAAGTGGGTGCGGTTTATCTTTCTGGCAGTGTGGCCCTCTTGGCTGACTTACTCCACAACGTCGGCGATATTATTAGTGCTTTACCCTTGGGCATTGCCTTTTGGATGGGACGATTGGCCCCTAGCCGTCGATTCCAGTATGGCTATGGTCGAGTTGAAGATTTAGCTGGCGTCATGATCATTCTGATTATTGCGGCTAGCGCCGTAGCTACGGGATATGAATCGATTCAGCGATTTATCCATCCTCAACCTTTGGAGCACTTGGGAGCCGTTGCGATCGCAGCCGGTATCGGTTTCATCGGCAATGAATCCATTGCTCTATTTCGCATCCGAGTCGGCAAGGAAATTGGTAGTGCAGCATTAGTCGCAGATGGATATCATGCCCGCACTGATGGGCTTGTCAGCTTAGCAGTGGTCATCAGTGCCATAGGGTTATGGCTGGGCTACCCTTGGGCTGATCCAGTGGTGGGGTTAGGGATTACTTTCGCTTTACTGCATATTGTTTGGGATTCTGGCCAGACCGTTTTGACGCGGTTACTAGATGGCATTGAGCCTGGAACGACAGAGCAATTACAGCTGGCCCTTGCCGAATATGACTATACAAATTTAAAGGCCCGATGGATGGGACATCAGCTTTATGCTCAGGTTTGTCTGGCAGTAGAGCCTGAGATGAGTGTTGGAGACGGGGATGCGATCGCAAACCAGCTTCGTACTCACCTCCAACAAGAAATTCCTTATCTATCAGACATTTGTATAGAGATGCAGAAAAAATCCTAA
- a CDS encoding septal ring lytic transglycosylase RlpA family protein — MLKKLIVPLTFAASVFFQSAALAQTATYYSDYYQGRQTASGEIFDTWGNTAAHPSLPFGTWVQVTNLNNGASVSVRINDRCNCGIDLSKAAAGQIGLLQSGVAPVSIQILR; from the coding sequence ATGCTCAAGAAATTAATTGTTCCCTTGACCTTTGCAGCATCAGTGTTTTTTCAGTCTGCTGCCTTGGCTCAAACGGCAACTTACTACAGTGATTACTACCAGGGCCGCCAAACTGCATCTGGCGAAATCTTCGATACATGGGGCAATACTGCAGCTCACCCTAGCCTACCCTTCGGCACTTGGGTCCAGGTGACTAATCTCAATAATGGGGCTTCAGTCAGTGTTCGCATCAACGATCGATGCAACTGCGGGATTGACCTCAGCAAAGCTGCTGCTGGACAGATTGGTCTTCTGCAATCAGGTGTTGCACCCGTATCCATCCAAATTCTCCGGTAA
- the ttcA gene encoding tRNA 2-thiocytidine(32) synthetase TtcA, whose protein sequence is MTATQLHPSKQLKKLQARLRGLVGKAVRDYNMIEAGDRIMVCLSGGKDSYTLLDILLHLQRAAPIDFEILAVNLDQKQPNFPEQILPTYLDQLQVPYRIVEEDTYSTVKRVIPEGKTMCGLCSRLRRGILYRVAQEEQATKIALGHHREDIIETLFLNLFHAGKLEAMPPKLLSDNRQHMVIRPLAYCPEADIQRYADLRQFPIIPCTLCGSQETLQRVQVKQMLQTWEQETPGRLETIFRSLQNVELSQLADPQLFDFAHLAIAATPAVDSPDKSCP, encoded by the coding sequence ATGACCGCCACTCAACTCCATCCCTCCAAACAACTGAAGAAACTACAAGCTCGCCTCAGAGGGCTAGTGGGCAAGGCCGTTCGTGACTACAACATGATCGAAGCGGGCGATCGGATTATGGTGTGTTTGTCTGGTGGCAAGGACTCCTACACCCTGCTGGATATCTTGCTGCACCTACAGCGGGCTGCCCCCATTGATTTTGAGATCCTGGCCGTCAACCTCGATCAAAAGCAACCCAATTTTCCAGAACAGATTTTACCGACTTATCTAGACCAACTCCAAGTCCCCTACCGCATCGTCGAAGAAGATACCTACAGTACGGTCAAACGAGTCATCCCAGAGGGCAAGACCATGTGTGGTCTTTGTTCTCGATTACGGAGAGGGATTCTATATCGAGTCGCTCAAGAAGAACAAGCCACCAAAATTGCCCTCGGCCACCATCGAGAAGACATTATCGAAACCCTTTTTCTCAATCTGTTCCATGCCGGCAAGCTAGAAGCCATGCCCCCCAAACTGTTGAGCGACAATCGCCAACATATGGTGATTCGTCCCCTCGCTTACTGCCCAGAAGCGGATATCCAGCGGTATGCCGATTTGCGTCAATTCCCGATTATTCCCTGCACCCTCTGTGGATCGCAGGAAACGCTACAGCGGGTCCAAGTCAAGCAAATGCTGCAAACTTGGGAACAAGAAACACCGGGGCGATTAGAAACGATCTTTCGCAGTCTACAAAATGTCGAATTATCGCAACTGGCCGATCCACAGCTTTTTGATTTTGCTCACTTGGCTATTGCCGCAACTCCTGCTGTAGATTCACCGGATAAGTCATGCCCCTAG
- a CDS encoding DUF3747 domain-containing protein, with translation MKYHLSRVTVAISSLFLSLLIPHSAQAYTFGQEEVDQSKFIAIAVPFAEGKQYNLIILEQISSTQACWEEKVDQPGVIDPLLLQFDFTGICGRSTDSNGYSIRQGGQDYAMDYRLSVVKQNGNLVLMGYPSRNPGAPKLKIGETQSLTDGFLKIQLEPGWRFSKRSYNGKTLGHIYFTHDQVPSADTIAEAPSDAVPPLESAPPAPPEDGVDSLPPLESPQPPTPPAAPPKAKGKLDRSQERDELTNLITSPIEIPVPNRGQPLGSAPSIPPSHARKTPGAIALPRPETDPELPELAGESPPPPPLTAPQSTRYRPSSKPSASKRRKLVKLAAKSPLSKGFFSSPIPIPVPSPRRTAIAPIPSAPIPKGLPNLSVPGSTLNSGGVLPVPQENVPLGRYSPASDIYTASRDAGRAQQLAAISGTGNPPPPPLDERSRLRYRVIVKTASSADYKRIKTLVPDAFRSRYKGRSVLQVGAYEKRGEADERLDMLSLEGIDGTLDIR, from the coding sequence ATGAAATATCATTTGAGTCGGGTTACGGTTGCGATCTCCAGCCTATTTCTGAGCCTGTTGATTCCCCATTCAGCCCAGGCTTATACCTTTGGTCAAGAAGAAGTAGACCAAAGTAAATTTATTGCGATCGCAGTTCCGTTTGCAGAAGGGAAGCAGTATAACCTGATTATTCTGGAGCAAATTTCATCGACCCAGGCCTGCTGGGAAGAAAAGGTGGATCAGCCTGGGGTGATTGACCCTCTGCTCCTACAGTTTGACTTCACCGGTATTTGTGGACGGAGTACGGATAGTAATGGGTATTCCATTCGCCAAGGGGGGCAAGACTATGCCATGGACTATCGTCTCTCCGTGGTGAAGCAAAATGGAAACTTAGTGCTGATGGGTTATCCCTCCCGCAATCCGGGTGCTCCCAAGCTGAAAATTGGTGAAACCCAAAGTCTTACGGATGGCTTCTTGAAAATTCAGCTAGAACCCGGTTGGCGGTTCTCAAAGCGGAGTTACAACGGCAAAACCCTCGGCCATATTTATTTCACCCATGACCAAGTTCCCAGTGCAGATACTATCGCTGAAGCCCCCTCTGATGCTGTTCCCCCCTTAGAGTCTGCCCCGCCCGCCCCACCTGAAGATGGAGTGGATAGTCTCCCCCCTTTGGAGTCACCACAGCCACCGACTCCACCCGCAGCTCCTCCAAAAGCCAAAGGTAAATTAGATCGGTCCCAGGAGCGGGATGAATTAACGAATCTCATTACATCTCCCATTGAAATCCCAGTGCCTAATAGGGGACAGCCATTGGGGTCTGCTCCTTCTATTCCCCCATCCCATGCCCGCAAAACCCCAGGTGCCATCGCCCTCCCTCGCCCGGAAACCGATCCAGAATTACCCGAGTTAGCCGGTGAAAGCCCACCTCCTCCACCTTTAACAGCTCCACAATCGACTCGATACAGACCCTCCTCCAAACCTTCAGCCAGCAAACGGCGAAAACTAGTGAAGTTGGCTGCCAAATCACCGTTATCCAAGGGATTCTTTTCTAGTCCTATTCCCATTCCAGTCCCTTCCCCTCGCCGCACAGCCATTGCCCCTATTCCTAGCGCTCCCATTCCTAAAGGGTTGCCTAACTTGTCGGTTCCAGGATCGACGCTTAACTCTGGCGGTGTTCTCCCTGTACCTCAAGAAAATGTGCCCTTGGGACGCTATAGCCCTGCTTCGGATATTTATACGGCCAGTCGAGATGCAGGGCGTGCCCAGCAGTTAGCTGCAATTTCAGGCACTGGAAATCCACCTCCTCCCCCCTTGGATGAGCGCTCCAGACTTCGCTATCGGGTGATCGTTAAGACTGCAAGTTCAGCGGATTACAAGAGAATCAAAACCCTAGTTCCCGATGCGTTTCGATCTAGATATAAGGGCCGATCCGTCTTACAGGTGGGTGCTTATGAAAAGCGCGGCGAAGCAGATGAACGTCTGGATATGTTGAGCCTAGAAGGAATTGATGGGACCCTTGATATTCGCTAG
- a CDS encoding thiamine phosphate synthase yields the protein MNTTSTLYRILDANLDRAREGLRVIEEWCRFGLENSQLSAQCKQLRQDLASWHHPPLRMARDTPNDPGTQLTHPQEAARTDLPTVVQANLCRVQEALRVLEEYSKLYDTNMAAACKQMRYQVYTLDTQLQPRHRLQQLLDAPLYLVTSPNKQLVPVVEAALQGGLKLVQYREKQADDEQRLAIAQTLCQLCHQYNALFIVNDRIDIAVAVDADGVHLGQQDMTMAVARQMLGPDKLVGRSTTNPQEMDRAIQEQADYIGVGPIYATPTKADKAAVGHEYIHYANQHAPMPYYAIGGIDETNLEEVLTAGAQRVAVVRAIMNAPSPTQAVQQMLKQFSKTPTPTP from the coding sequence ATGAATACAACCTCGACCCTTTATCGCATCTTGGATGCCAATCTCGATCGCGCACGAGAAGGGTTGCGGGTAATTGAAGAATGGTGTCGATTTGGTCTAGAAAATTCCCAACTGAGCGCTCAGTGCAAACAGCTCCGTCAGGACTTGGCTAGCTGGCATCACCCCCCCTTGCGGATGGCCCGAGATACCCCCAATGATCCAGGCACACAGCTTACCCACCCCCAAGAGGCAGCCCGCACTGACTTACCAACGGTTGTGCAAGCCAACCTTTGCCGGGTGCAAGAAGCCCTGCGAGTGCTGGAAGAATATAGCAAGCTTTACGATACCAACATGGCCGCAGCCTGTAAGCAGATGCGCTATCAGGTGTATACCCTAGACACTCAACTGCAACCTCGCCATCGATTGCAACAGTTACTCGATGCCCCCCTTTATTTAGTCACTTCCCCCAACAAACAGCTAGTCCCTGTCGTCGAAGCGGCATTGCAGGGAGGATTAAAGCTGGTTCAATACCGAGAGAAACAAGCAGATGACGAGCAACGTTTGGCCATTGCCCAGACCTTATGCCAGCTATGCCATCAATATAATGCTCTGTTTATTGTTAATGATCGGATTGATATTGCTGTGGCCGTGGATGCCGATGGAGTCCACTTGGGGCAGCAGGACATGACCATGGCGGTAGCTCGTCAAATGCTCGGGCCAGATAAGTTAGTGGGGCGCTCCACGACTAACCCTCAAGAAATGGATCGGGCCATCCAAGAGCAAGCAGACTATATTGGCGTCGGGCCTATTTATGCAACCCCCACTAAAGCAGACAAAGCGGCCGTCGGCCATGAGTACATCCACTATGCCAATCAACATGCGCCCATGCCCTATTACGCTATCGGCGGCATTGATGAGACCAACCTAGAAGAAGTCTTGACCGCAGGTGCCCAACGAGTGGCCGTGGTGAGGGCGATTATGAATGCCCCTTCTCCGACCCAGGCTGTCCAACAGATGTTAAAACAGTTTTCGAAAACACCCACTCCCACCCCGTAG
- the thiS gene encoding sulfur carrier protein ThiS — MKMINIQVNGERQTCSPSMVLPEFLVQLNLNPRLVAVEYNGEILHRQFWETTRLQMGDRLEIVTIVGGG, encoded by the coding sequence ATGAAAATGATTAATATCCAAGTCAATGGAGAACGACAAACCTGTTCACCCAGCATGGTATTGCCAGAATTTCTGGTACAGTTAAACCTCAATCCTCGCCTCGTGGCGGTAGAATACAATGGCGAAATTCTGCATCGACAGTTTTGGGAAACAACCCGCTTGCAGATGGGAGATCGTCTAGAAATCGTGACGATTGTGGGGGGCGGCTAA
- the hemH gene encoding ferrochelatase — protein MGRVGVLLLNLGGPEQLKDVRPFLYNLFADPEILRLPFAWMQKPFAGFISTLRARTSRDNYRQIGGGSPLRRITEAQAHALQDDLQAKGCDAQVYIGMRYWHPFTEEAVARIKRDGIEELVILPLYPQFSISTSGSSIRLLEKIWSEDPELQKIKYTVISSWHDRPGYVQVMADFLRQELDQFANPEQTTVFFSAHGVPLSYVTESGDPYQQEIEASTQLIMEALERPNPHILAYQSRVGPMEWLRPYTTNVIAHLGQQGVKDLVVVPISFISEHIETLQEIDMEYRHLALESGIENFRRMPAVNIHPDFIDTLSEMVLEYLDKPSLRFSQVFRPQKKIKLYPQERWEWGMTTTAERWNGRFAMVGFIALLVELISGYGPLHLAGLL, from the coding sequence ATGGGCCGTGTCGGTGTTCTATTACTGAATCTAGGGGGACCAGAGCAGCTAAAGGATGTACGTCCTTTTTTGTATAACCTGTTTGCTGATCCAGAAATTTTACGGCTGCCATTTGCTTGGATGCAAAAGCCTTTTGCCGGGTTTATTTCCACCCTGCGGGCCCGGACGTCTCGGGACAACTATCGGCAAATCGGTGGTGGTTCCCCATTACGACGAATCACAGAAGCCCAAGCCCACGCGCTCCAAGATGACTTGCAGGCTAAGGGATGTGATGCTCAGGTTTATATCGGCATGCGTTACTGGCATCCTTTTACCGAAGAGGCTGTTGCCCGTATCAAACGAGATGGGATTGAAGAGCTGGTCATTCTGCCGCTCTATCCTCAGTTTTCGATCAGTACTAGCGGTTCGAGTATCCGGTTATTGGAGAAGATCTGGTCTGAAGACCCAGAATTACAGAAGATTAAGTACACTGTCATCTCTTCGTGGCATGATCGCCCTGGCTATGTGCAGGTCATGGCTGACTTTTTGCGCCAAGAGCTGGATCAGTTTGCCAATCCTGAGCAAACCACTGTATTTTTTAGTGCCCATGGTGTCCCCCTCAGCTATGTAACTGAATCGGGTGATCCCTACCAGCAAGAGATTGAGGCCAGTACTCAGCTGATTATGGAGGCGTTAGAACGCCCCAACCCCCATATTTTGGCTTATCAAAGTCGAGTGGGGCCGATGGAGTGGTTACGCCCCTACACCACAAATGTGATTGCGCATTTGGGTCAGCAGGGGGTTAAAGATTTAGTGGTGGTGCCTATTAGCTTTATCTCAGAGCATATCGAAACGCTCCAAGAGATCGATATGGAATACCGGCATTTAGCGCTCGAATCAGGCATTGAAAATTTTCGCCGGATGCCAGCCGTCAATATACATCCAGACTTTATCGATACCCTCAGTGAGATGGTGCTGGAATATCTAGACAAGCCCTCTTTAAGATTCTCTCAAGTCTTCCGACCTCAGAAAAAAATTAAGCTGTATCCCCAAGAGCGTTGGGAATGGGGGATGACGACCACGGCTGAACGCTGGAATGGTCGCTTCGCGATGGTCGGCTTTATTGCCCTACTGGTTGAACTGATCAGTGGCTATGGTCCCCTGCATTTAGCGGGGCTACTCTAG
- a CDS encoding response regulator yields MPKILLVEDNELNRDMLGRRLKRRGYDVVIAVDGGEGVTKALTEQPDLILMDMSLPVMNGWEATRTLKAGEQTAAIPIIALTAHAMVGDREEALSAGCDDYDTKPVDLKRLLQKIETLLQGTPEQSPRPVESVAQATPAAVVTPAAPPSEQLVTAAARTSPSEVHQEGREGTPLVASTPSSLPSSPPPKPVSEPTTHKLLVVDDVEANRDMLSRRLQRKGYEVALADSGEAALELIATTEITLVLLDIMMPGIGGIETLKRIRQTYSQEELPVIMATAKDASENVVEALELGANDYITKPIDLPIALARIQSHLKTRDASAVARQQLLESTVAAAPQPSFWDEHFRLVEVISKHAFGQTAIAQDLQELDTPLRIVHTFRLDTNSPEVLQAVQELFLAEMATLKQLAPHLQCLPVLSFLQDSEVLHIVHEHIEGTMLSKVLVSHAPLNPRMTCKFADEVLTIIEILHQADLVHSHPHPDCFLQPNEKGKKLVLIDYGVVPRILSKLSVQFPQYQKLLQDQGDVLAPEISYGTFKPETDQYVIGKTFLQALQPSASETDPEMVELHQATIQIFAQMCQFNIQSRYSTMYDANRAVRNHWHKLWKAELSKKQS; encoded by the coding sequence ATGCCGAAAATTCTATTAGTTGAAGATAATGAACTTAATCGCGATATGCTCGGACGCCGATTAAAGCGTCGGGGCTATGATGTTGTGATTGCAGTTGATGGGGGCGAAGGCGTCACGAAGGCTCTCACAGAGCAGCCCGATCTCATTCTGATGGATATGAGTTTGCCAGTGATGAATGGCTGGGAAGCGACTAGGACTCTCAAAGCCGGGGAACAAACAGCCGCTATTCCGATTATTGCCCTCACAGCCCATGCCATGGTAGGTGATCGAGAAGAAGCCTTATCGGCAGGGTGTGATGATTACGATACTAAGCCCGTTGATCTCAAACGGTTGCTGCAGAAAATTGAAACCTTATTGCAAGGGACTCCAGAACAATCCCCACGCCCAGTCGAATCTGTGGCACAGGCGACACCCGCAGCTGTAGTGACCCCCGCTGCTCCACCCTCAGAACAGTTAGTCACCGCTGCGGCTAGAACATCTCCATCCGAGGTGCATCAAGAAGGACGTGAGGGGACTCCCCTCGTTGCGAGTACTCCGTCATCCCTACCTTCCTCTCCTCCCCCAAAGCCTGTTTCTGAGCCCACGACTCATAAACTCTTAGTCGTAGATGATGTCGAGGCTAACCGGGATATGTTGAGTCGGCGTTTACAGCGGAAGGGCTATGAAGTTGCCCTAGCAGATAGTGGTGAAGCCGCATTGGAACTCATTGCCACCACCGAGATTACCCTGGTATTGCTGGATATTATGATGCCAGGTATTGGCGGGATCGAAACCCTGAAGCGCATTCGGCAGACCTATTCCCAAGAAGAGCTACCGGTGATTATGGCGACCGCCAAGGATGCCAGTGAAAATGTGGTCGAAGCCCTAGAATTAGGAGCTAACGATTACATCACGAAGCCGATTGATTTACCTATTGCTTTGGCTCGTATTCAAAGTCATCTCAAAACCCGTGATGCTTCGGCAGTTGCCCGACAGCAGTTGTTGGAATCTACCGTCGCAGCAGCACCTCAGCCCTCATTTTGGGATGAGCACTTTCGGTTGGTTGAAGTCATCAGTAAGCATGCCTTCGGACAAACTGCCATCGCCCAAGATCTACAAGAGCTGGATACCCCCCTACGAATTGTTCATACCTTTCGGTTAGACACCAATAGCCCAGAAGTTTTACAGGCTGTGCAAGAGCTGTTTTTAGCCGAAATGGCGACTTTGAAACAGCTGGCTCCCCATCTGCAATGTCTCCCGGTACTCAGCTTCTTACAAGATAGTGAAGTCCTTCATATCGTTCATGAACATATCGAAGGGACAATGCTAAGCAAAGTATTGGTATCTCATGCTCCCTTAAATCCCCGCATGACCTGCAAATTTGCGGATGAGGTCTTAACGATTATTGAAATCCTGCATCAGGCCGATTTGGTGCATAGTCATCCTCATCCTGATTGCTTCTTGCAGCCCAATGAAAAAGGTAAAAAATTAGTCCTGATTGACTATGGTGTTGTCCCCCGTATTCTCAGTAAGCTGAGTGTTCAATTTCCGCAATATCAAAAATTGCTTCAGGATCAAGGGGATGTCTTAGCCCCAGAAATCAGCTACGGGACCTTTAAACCTGAAACAGACCAATATGTGATTGGCAAAACCTTTTTACAAGCTTTGCAACCATCAGCCTCAGAGACCGATCCAGAAATGGTCGAACTCCATCAGGCAACAATTCAGATTTTTGCCCAGATGTGCCAATTTAATATCCAATCACGATACTCGACCATGTACGATGCCAATCGTGCTGTGCGCAATCACTGGCACAAATTATGGAAAGCCGAACTGTCTAAAAAGCAAAGCTAG
- a CDS encoding ubiquinol-cytochrome c reductase iron-sulfur subunit — MNRRKVLSWLTLSWISGVVSVVIGACTQQSSTSPTPAPKTETTPDGFIKVGQTQDLDQNGRILQTLKGNQKVLVVRDSKSSDTLHALNPTCTHQGCPVDWKQDSQDIFCACHGSTYKPDGAVVKGPASDPLESYDVKVEGDAILVKPKAS; from the coding sequence ATGAACCGCCGAAAAGTTCTGTCATGGTTGACCTTAAGTTGGATTTCAGGAGTCGTCTCCGTTGTGATTGGCGCCTGTACGCAACAGTCTTCAACCTCCCCAACCCCAGCTCCTAAAACTGAAACGACCCCTGATGGGTTTATCAAGGTGGGTCAGACCCAAGACTTAGATCAAAATGGTCGCATTCTGCAGACCTTGAAAGGGAACCAAAAAGTACTAGTTGTCCGAGATTCAAAAAGCTCAGACACCCTCCATGCTCTCAATCCGACTTGTACCCATCAGGGTTGCCCCGTAGATTGGAAGCAAGACTCACAAGATATTTTTTGTGCTTGTCATGGTTCCACTTATAAACCGGATGGAGCGGTCGTTAAAGGGCCTGCCTCTGATCCTCTAGAAAGCTATGACGTCAAAGTAGAGGGTGATGCCATTTTAGTTAAGCCTAAGGCCAGTTAA